Proteins from one Mustela erminea isolate mMusErm1 chromosome 20, mMusErm1.Pri, whole genome shotgun sequence genomic window:
- the TBX6 gene encoding T-box transcription factor TBX6: MYHPRELYPSLGTGYRLGPPQPGTDSSFPPALAEGYRYPDLDPPKLDCFLSGIEAAPCTLGAAPPLPPLPPALGTEPAPPAPEALHALPGVSLSLENRELWKEFNSVGTEMIITKAGRRMFPACRVSVTGLDPEARYLFLLDVVPVDGARYRWQGRRWEPSGKAEPRLPDRAYIHPDSPATGAHWMRQPVSFHRVKLTNSTLDPHGHLILHSMHKYQPRIHLVRAAQLCSQHWGGVASFRFPETTFISVTAYQNPRITQLKIAANPFAKGFRENGRNCKRERDARVKRKLRGPEPGAAEAYGSGDAPGGPCDSTLGGDVRESDPEQAPAPREAAPAPAPPCGGSSAEAYLLHPAAFHGAPSHLPTRNPSFPEAPDSGRPAPYSAAFLELQPGPGGSGYPAAAPPAPFASHFLQGGPFPLAYPGPGAYLDVGSKPMY, translated from the exons ATGTACCATCCACGAGAGTTGTACCCCTCTCTGGGGACAGGCTACCGCCTTGGGCCCCCCCAGCCGGGGACAGATTCCAGCTTCCCGCCTGCCCTGGCAGAGGGCTACCGCTACCCTG aTCTGGACCCTCCCAAATTGGATTGCTTCCTCTCCGGGATTGAAGCTGCTCCCTGCACCCTGGgtgctgccccacccctgcccccgctccccccagccctgggcactgagccagcccccccagcccctgaGGCCCTTCATGCACTCCCTGGAGTCAGCCTGAGCCTGGAGAACCGGGAGCTGTGGAAAGAGTTCAATTCTGTGGGAACAGAGATGATCATCACCAAAGCTGGGAg GCGCATGTTCCCTGCTTGCCGAGTCTCAGTCACTGGCCTGGACCCCGAGGCCCGCTACCTGTTTCTTCTGGATGTGGTTCCAGTGGACGGGGCTCGCTACCGCTGGCAGGGCCGGCGCTGGGAGCCCAGCGGCAAGGCGGAGCCCCGCCTGCCTGACCGCGCCTACATTCACCCCGACTCTCCGGCCACGGGCGCCCACTGGATGCGGCAGCCTGTGTCTTTCCATCGTGTCAAGCTCACCAACAGCACCCTGGACCCCCACGGCCAT CTGATCTTGCACTCCATGCACAAGTACCAGCCCCGCATCCACCTGGTGCGGGCCGCCCAGCTCTGCAGCCAGCACTGGGGGGGCGTCGCCTCCTTCCGCTTCCCCGAGACGACATTCATCTCTGTGACAGCCTACCAGAACCCGCGG ATCACACAACTGAAGATCGCCGCCAATCCCTTTGCCAAGGGCTTCCGGGAGAACGGCAGAAACTGTAAGAG GGAGCGAGATGCCCGTGTGAAGAGGAAACTGCGGGGCCCGGAGCCTGGAGCCGCAGAGGCCTATGGGAGCGGAG aTGCACCAGGCGGCCCCTGCGACTCCACGCTGGGTGGGGACGTCCGTGAGTCGGACCCAGAGCAGGCCCCGGCCCCGCGGGAAGCTGCCCCGGCCCCAGCTCCGCCGTGCGGCGGCTCCAGCGCCGAAGCCTACCTGCTGCACCCCGCGGCTTTCCACGGAGCCCCCAGTCACCTTCCAACCAG GAACCCCAGCTTCCCTGAGGCTCCAGACTCGGGGCGTCCAGCGCCCTACTCGGCTGCGTTCCTGGAGCTGCAGCCTGGGCCAGGGGGCTCGGGGTACCCAGCCGCTGCTCCCCCAGCACCCTTTGCCTCACACTTCCTCCAGGGGGGCCCCTTCCCCCTTGCCTACCCTGGCCCTGGGGCTTATCTGGATGTAGGCTCCAAACCAATGTACTGA
- the YPEL3 gene encoding protein yippee-like 3 isoform X2, with product MVRISKPKTFQAYLDDCHRRYSCAHCRAHLANHDDLISKSFQGSQGRAYLFNSVVNVGCGPAEERVLLTGLHAVADIHCENCKTTLGWKYEQAFESSQKYKEGKYIIELNHMIKDNGWD from the exons aTGGTGCGGATTTCAAAGCCCAAGACGTTTCAGGCCTACTTGGATGATTGTCACCGGAGGTATAGCTGTGCCCACTGCCGCGCTCACCTGGCCAACCACGACGACCTCATCTCCAAG tCTTTCCAGGGCAGTCAGGGCCGTGCCTACCTCTTCAACTCTGT GGTGAACGTGGGCTGCGGGCCAGCCGAGGAGCGGGTGCTGCTGACAGGCCTCCATGCTGTCGCTGACATCCACTGCGAGAACTGCAAGACGACTTTGGGCTGGAAATAT GAACAGGCCTTCGAGAGCAGCCAGAAGTACAAAGAGGGGAAGTACATCATCGAACTCAACCACATGATCAAAGACAACGGCTGGGACTGA
- the YPEL3 gene encoding protein yippee-like 3 isoform X1, whose amino-acid sequence MGDSPQAPPSLSFPMMQLEASSALGSLCSPWAAPRVGPLPPAPAMVRISKPKTFQAYLDDCHRRYSCAHCRAHLANHDDLISKSFQGSQGRAYLFNSVVNVGCGPAEERVLLTGLHAVADIHCENCKTTLGWKYEQAFESSQKYKEGKYIIELNHMIKDNGWD is encoded by the exons ATGGGTGACTCACCTCAGGctcctccaagcctcagtttccccatgatGCAACTTGAGGCCTCCTCA gcactgggctccctctgctccccgtgGGCTGCTCCCCGCGTGGGGCCactgcccccggcccccgccaTGGTGCGGATTTCAAAGCCCAAGACGTTTCAGGCCTACTTGGATGATTGTCACCGGAGGTATAGCTGTGCCCACTGCCGCGCTCACCTGGCCAACCACGACGACCTCATCTCCAAG tCTTTCCAGGGCAGTCAGGGCCGTGCCTACCTCTTCAACTCTGT GGTGAACGTGGGCTGCGGGCCAGCCGAGGAGCGGGTGCTGCTGACAGGCCTCCATGCTGTCGCTGACATCCACTGCGAGAACTGCAAGACGACTTTGGGCTGGAAATAT GAACAGGCCTTCGAGAGCAGCCAGAAGTACAAAGAGGGGAAGTACATCATCGAACTCAACCACATGATCAAAGACAACGGCTGGGACTGA
- the GDPD3 gene encoding lysophospholipase D GDPD3: protein MSAVLYYALPALGSYVLLSVFFLRRPRLLHTPWAPAFLPRLGAHRAGSGERLEHTLEAMENSMAQRSDFLELDCQLTRDGVVVVSHDENLSRQSGVNRDVSSLNFEELPLYKEELEVYFSPGHFAHGTDRHMMSLEDVFQRFPRLPMSVEIKSVNEELIHKVAGLVRHFGRSEITIWASEKSSVMRKCRAANPEMPFAFTISRGLWLVLVYYLGLLPFVRIPERFFICFLPSIINRTYFPFSRPGLNKLAAVVSKWLIMRKSLIQHLEQRGVQVIFWCLNEESDFEAAYGLGATGVITDYPTALRRYLDSHRGAAQTSEARTLSSVSLPQ, encoded by the exons ATGAGCGCTGTGCTGTACTATGCTCTGCCCGCCCTGGGCAGCTATGTCCTGCTCTCCGTCTTCTTCCTGCGCCGGCCTCGCCTGCTGCACACACCCTGGGCGCCAGCCTTCCTGCCGCGCCTGGGGGCCCACCGAGCAG GATCCGGAGAGCGGCTGGAGCACACCTTGGAGGCCATGGAGAA CTCCATGGCCCAGCGATCCGACTTCCTGGAGCTCGACTGCCAGCTGACCCGGGATGGTGTGGTCGTGGTGTCGCACGACGAGAACCTGTCTCGCCAATCAGGCGTGAATAGGGACGTGAGCAGCCTGAACTTTGAG GAGCTGCCCCTCTACAAGGAGGAGCTGGAGGTTTACTTCTCACCAG GCCACTTTGCACACGGGACAGACCGGCACATGATGAGTCTGGAGGATGTGTTCCAGAGGTTCCCTCGGTTGCCCATGAGTGTCGAGATCAAATCGGTAAACGAAGAGCTCATTCACAAG GTCGCGGGCCTGGTGAGGCACTTTGGCCGCAGTGAGATCACCATCTGGGCCTCAGAGAAGAGCTCGGTCATGAGGAAGTGCAGGGCTGCC AACCCCGAGATGCCGTTTGCCTTCACGATAAGCCGGGGATTGTGGCTGGTGCTGGTGTATTATCTGGGGTTGCTGCCCTTCGTCCGCATCCCGGAGAGGTTCTTCATCTGCTTCCTGCCCAGCATCATCAATAG GACCTACTTCCCATTTTCCCGCCCTGGGCTGAACAAGCTGGCAGCTGTGGTTTCCAAATG GTTAATCATGAGGAAGAGCCTGATCCAGCACCTGGAACAGCGGGGAGTGCAG GTGATCTTTTGGTGCCTTAATGAAGAGTCGGATTTTGAAGCAGCCTATGGCCTGGGGGCCACCGGCGTCATCACCGATTACCCCACAGCCCTGAGGCGCTACCTGGACAGCCACAGAGGAGCTGCCCAGACCTCGGAGGCCCGCAccctctcctctgtgtctcttccCCAATAA